The proteins below come from a single Rhizobium tropici CIAT 899 genomic window:
- the hemW gene encoding radical SAM family heme chaperone HemW → MRGAQLLPDTGEPGFGVYVHWPFCAAKCPYCDFNSHVRHQPVDQERFAAAFLKEMATMRMISGPKTVTSVFLGGGTPSLMKPETVGAVLDGIARTWHVPDGIEITMEANPSSVEAERFRGYRAAGVNRVSMGVQALNDRDLKFLGRLHNVEDALKAIRLAREIFPRMSFDLIYARPNQTVEEWERELKEAISYAVDHLSLYQLTIEEGTPFYGLHKAGKLIVPDGDQSALLYEATQEITEREGMPAYEVSNHARPGAESRHNLTYWRYGDYSGIGPGAHGRLTRGPQKLATATERKPESWLEMVERDGHGMIDQEMLGFDEQADELLLMGLRLREGVDLARWQQLSGRDPDPQREAFLLEHGFIERIGNSRLRCTPAGMLVLDSVVADLAC, encoded by the coding sequence ATGCGCGGAGCGCAATTGCTGCCCGATACCGGCGAACCCGGTTTCGGCGTCTATGTGCATTGGCCTTTCTGCGCAGCCAAGTGTCCCTATTGCGATTTCAACAGCCATGTCCGCCATCAGCCTGTCGATCAGGAGCGCTTCGCGGCCGCCTTTCTGAAGGAAATGGCGACGATGCGGATGATCAGCGGGCCGAAGACGGTGACCAGTGTCTTCCTCGGCGGCGGCACGCCTTCGCTGATGAAGCCCGAGACGGTCGGTGCCGTCCTTGATGGCATTGCCAGGACATGGCATGTGCCTGACGGCATCGAGATCACCATGGAGGCCAATCCGTCGAGCGTCGAAGCAGAGCGCTTTCGAGGCTACCGCGCCGCCGGGGTCAATCGCGTATCGATGGGCGTGCAGGCACTGAACGACCGCGACCTGAAATTCCTCGGCCGGCTGCACAATGTCGAGGATGCGCTGAAGGCAATCAGACTGGCGCGCGAAATCTTCCCGCGCATGTCCTTCGACCTTATCTATGCTCGCCCGAATCAGACCGTCGAGGAATGGGAGCGCGAGCTGAAAGAGGCGATCTCCTATGCGGTCGATCATCTCTCGCTCTATCAGCTGACGATCGAGGAAGGCACGCCGTTCTATGGACTGCACAAGGCCGGCAAGCTGATCGTGCCCGATGGCGATCAATCGGCGCTGCTTTATGAGGCGACGCAGGAGATTACCGAGCGCGAGGGCATGCCGGCCTATGAGGTTTCAAATCACGCGCGTCCCGGCGCCGAGAGCCGGCACAATCTCACCTATTGGCGCTATGGCGACTATTCGGGCATCGGCCCCGGCGCCCATGGCCGCCTGACGCGTGGCCCGCAGAAGCTGGCGACGGCGACCGAACGTAAGCCAGAGAGCTGGCTCGAGATGGTCGAGCGCGACGGCCACGGCATGATTGACCAGGAAATGCTGGGTTTCGACGAACAGGCCGACGAATTGCTGCTGATGGGCCTGCGGCTGCGAGAGGGCGTCGATCTAGCCCGCTGGCAGCAGCTGTCCGGGCGCGATCCCGATCCGCAGCGCGAGGCGTTTTTACTGGAACACGGTTTCATAGAGCGGATCGGCAATTCCCGCCTGCGCTGCACGCCGGCTGGGATGCTGGTTCTCGATTCGGTCGTCGCCGATCTAGCCTGTTAA
- the gcvA gene encoding transcriptional regulator GcvA — protein sequence MDQLPSLSALRAFEASARHLSMTLAANELHVTPGAISLQIRDLESALGVRLFERRARSLALTSEGAEYFATMRTAFRLIREATAALAMRSNDTVLTLTCTAGFATHWLVPRLRRFEEAHPDIDLRISASYRMMDFQRDGIDLAIRHGLGGYEGLASERFLDDEYVPVCTPEMAAAFGPSPAVDDLATLTLIHDVYRRDWELWLKAVGATRVDAMHGPVFTDGMGAYHAMKAGLGIALMRRSFVEQELADGTLVAPFPTGFASALAYHLVYQPGALERPAIAVLRAWLFSEVSRTTPSA from the coding sequence ATGGATCAATTGCCATCCCTTTCGGCGCTGCGCGCCTTTGAAGCCTCCGCCCGGCATCTCAGCATGACACTGGCGGCAAATGAGCTGCATGTGACGCCGGGCGCCATCAGCCTGCAGATCCGCGACCTCGAAAGCGCCCTCGGCGTGCGGCTTTTCGAGCGGCGAGCCCGGAGCCTGGCGCTGACGAGTGAAGGTGCCGAATATTTTGCGACGATGCGAACGGCATTCCGCCTCATCCGCGAGGCGACAGCGGCTCTCGCAATGCGCTCCAACGATACGGTGCTGACCCTTACCTGCACAGCCGGCTTCGCCACGCACTGGCTGGTGCCGCGGCTGCGGCGCTTCGAGGAGGCCCATCCCGATATCGACCTGCGCATCAGCGCGTCCTATCGCATGATGGATTTCCAGCGGGATGGGATCGATCTTGCCATCCGCCACGGCCTCGGCGGCTATGAGGGATTGGCAAGCGAACGATTTCTCGATGACGAATATGTTCCGGTCTGTACGCCGGAAATGGCGGCTGCATTCGGCCCCTCCCCTGCGGTTGACGATCTCGCCACCCTGACGTTGATCCATGACGTCTACCGGCGCGACTGGGAGCTCTGGCTGAAGGCCGTCGGGGCAACGCGGGTGGATGCCATGCATGGGCCGGTCTTTACCGACGGCATGGGCGCCTACCACGCCATGAAGGCTGGCCTTGGCATCGCCTTGATGCGCCGCTCCTTCGTGGAGCAGGAACTGGCTGACGGCACGCTTGTTGCGCCATTCCCGACGGGATTTGCAAGCGCGCTTGCCTACCATCTTGTCTATCAGCCCGGTGCGCTGGAAAGACCGGCGATAGCGGTGCTGCGTGCGTGGCTATTTTCCGAGGTTTCACGCACAACGCCATCGGCATAG
- the grpE gene encoding nucleotide exchange factor GrpE, with product MTDETTKTGPDATAADTSADFAQDAAETVDAAEPSQPDPVELLKAENGELRDRYLRLAAEMDNLRRRTERDVKDAKSYSVASFARDMLSVADNLRRTLDAIPAEARAGADAGLKTLIEGVEMTERSMLSALERHGVRQLEPIGQKFDPNFHQAMFEVPNPEVPNNTVVQVVQAGFAIGDRVLRPAMVGVAKGGPKIVENAEQGANSPLDEKDA from the coding sequence ATGACCGACGAAACAACAAAAACCGGACCTGACGCCACGGCGGCCGACACGTCAGCGGATTTCGCGCAGGATGCAGCGGAAACCGTAGATGCGGCCGAGCCGTCCCAGCCAGATCCGGTTGAGCTGCTGAAGGCCGAAAACGGCGAACTGCGCGATCGCTATCTTCGCCTGGCTGCCGAGATGGACAACCTCCGTCGCCGCACCGAGCGCGATGTGAAGGATGCAAAGTCCTATTCCGTGGCAAGCTTTGCCCGCGACATGCTCTCTGTGGCAGACAATCTGCGCCGCACGCTGGATGCCATTCCTGCTGAAGCACGCGCCGGTGCCGATGCCGGCCTTAAGACGCTGATCGAAGGCGTCGAGATGACCGAGCGTTCGATGTTGTCGGCTCTCGAGCGTCACGGCGTGCGCCAGCTCGAACCGATCGGACAGAAGTTCGATCCCAATTTCCATCAGGCCATGTTCGAAGTGCCCAATCCCGAGGTGCCGAACAACACGGTCGTTCAGGTCGTGCAGGCAGGTTTCGCCATTGGCGATCGCGTTCTGCGCCCGGCCATGGTCGGCGTTGCCAAGGGTGGCCCGAAGATCGTCGAAAATGCCGAGCAGGGCGCCAATAGTCCACTGGATGAAAAAGACGCCTGA
- a CDS encoding DMT family transporter, translated as MLQKSMGAVEWSMLVGLSILWGGSFLFNGILVRELPPFTIVTARVALAAIALHVIVRATGHAMPKDRQTWLAFFGMGFLNNVIPFLLIVWGQTHIASGLASILNATTPLFAVVVAHFLTEDEKMTGNRLIGVIVGFAGVALMIGPSVLASLGSNVLAQLAVLGAAFSYSLAGIFGRRFRRMGLAPIIPAAGQVTGSAIMLLPIALFVDRPWTLAMPSTETWLALAGLAILSTAIAYVLFFRILATAGATNLMLVTFLIPVSAILLGALVLGESLQSKHFIGMALIAVGLAAIDGRLFIRSLRGRVGT; from the coding sequence ATGCTACAGAAATCCATGGGTGCGGTCGAATGGAGCATGCTGGTGGGGCTATCCATCCTGTGGGGCGGCTCCTTCCTGTTCAATGGCATCCTGGTGCGCGAACTGCCGCCCTTCACCATCGTTACCGCGCGCGTCGCGCTCGCCGCCATTGCTTTGCATGTCATCGTGCGCGCCACCGGCCATGCGATGCCGAAAGATCGCCAGACCTGGCTCGCCTTCTTCGGCATGGGCTTCCTCAACAATGTCATTCCGTTCCTGCTGATCGTATGGGGGCAGACCCATATCGCCAGCGGCCTCGCATCCATCCTCAATGCCACCACGCCGCTCTTTGCTGTCGTGGTCGCCCATTTCCTGACCGAGGATGAGAAGATGACCGGCAATCGCCTGATCGGCGTCATCGTCGGCTTCGCCGGCGTCGCCCTGATGATCGGCCCTTCGGTGCTTGCAAGCCTCGGCTCCAACGTGCTGGCGCAGCTTGCCGTGCTGGGTGCCGCCTTCAGCTACTCGCTGGCCGGCATATTCGGCCGCCGTTTCCGTCGCATGGGGCTGGCACCGATCATTCCCGCCGCCGGCCAGGTCACAGGATCGGCGATAATGCTTCTGCCGATCGCGCTCTTCGTCGATCGCCCCTGGACGCTGGCCATGCCATCCACCGAGACCTGGCTGGCTCTGGCCGGCCTGGCAATTCTGTCCACCGCCATCGCCTATGTGCTGTTCTTCCGCATTCTGGCAACGGCCGGCGCCACCAATCTGATGCTGGTCACCTTCCTCATTCCCGTCAGCGCCATCCTGCTTGGCGCGCTCGTTCTCGGCGAGAGCCTGCAGTCGAAGCATTTTATCGGCATGGCGCTGATCGCGGTGGGTCTGGCGGCAATCGATGGGCGCTTATTTATCCGCTCCTTGAGGGGGAGGGTCGGCACGTAG
- the hrcA gene encoding heat-inducible transcriptional repressor HrcA → MVFTTSSVSDVIAALDERSKEIFRRIVEGYLENGEPLGSRNLSRLLPMSLSPASVRNVMSDLEELGLIYSPHVSAGRLPTQVGLRFFVDAFMQVGDLSAEDRANIDRQVRGSNRDQPVESMMSEASRVLSGISRGAGLVITSKSDPVLKHVEFIRLEPTKALAVLVGEHDQVENRIIELPAGTTSSQLTEAANFLNAHMTGQTMPELRRQLQTLKESVRQELDSLSHQLVERGIAVWSGGDDDGKPTQLIVRGHSNLLAEIGGAEDLDRLRLLFDDLEKKDSLIEILNLAESGPGVRIFIGSENKLFSLSGSSLIVAPYRDDDDRIVGAVGVIGPTRLNYARIVPMVDYTAQLISRLSRPGI, encoded by the coding sequence ATGGTATTCACGACATCGTCGGTCTCGGATGTCATTGCTGCACTGGACGAACGCTCCAAGGAAATCTTCCGTCGCATCGTCGAAGGCTATCTTGAGAACGGCGAGCCATTGGGTTCGCGCAATCTCTCGCGCCTCTTGCCCATGTCGCTGTCGCCGGCTTCCGTGCGCAATGTCATGAGCGATCTGGAAGAGCTGGGGCTCATCTATTCGCCGCATGTGAGCGCCGGGCGATTGCCGACCCAGGTGGGCCTACGCTTCTTCGTCGATGCCTTCATGCAGGTCGGCGACCTCTCGGCCGAGGACCGCGCCAATATCGACCGGCAGGTGCGCGGCAGCAATCGCGACCAGCCGGTGGAATCGATGATGTCGGAGGCAAGCCGGGTGCTGTCGGGCATCTCTCGCGGCGCCGGTCTCGTCATCACCTCCAAGAGCGATCCGGTTCTCAAACATGTGGAATTCATTCGGCTGGAGCCGACCAAGGCACTCGCCGTGCTCGTCGGCGAGCACGATCAAGTCGAAAACCGCATTATCGAGCTGCCGGCCGGCACCACATCGTCGCAGCTGACGGAAGCCGCCAACTTCCTCAACGCCCATATGACCGGCCAGACCATGCCGGAATTGCGGCGGCAGCTGCAAACTCTCAAGGAAAGCGTGCGCCAGGAGCTGGATAGCCTCTCCCATCAGCTGGTCGAGCGCGGCATCGCCGTCTGGTCCGGCGGCGATGACGACGGCAAGCCGACGCAGCTTATCGTTCGAGGTCATTCCAATCTACTCGCCGAAATCGGCGGCGCGGAGGATCTGGATCGTCTGCGCCTGCTTTTCGACGATCTGGAGAAGAAGGACAGCCTGATCGAGATCCTCAATCTCGCCGAAAGCGGACCGGGCGTGCGCATCTTCATCGGCTCGGAAAACAAGCTCTTCTCGCTGTCGGGCTCTTCGCTGATCGTTGCGCCCTATCGCGATGATGATGACCGCATCGTCGGCGCCGTCGGTGTCATCGGCCCGACGCGGCTGAATTACGCCCGCATCGTGCCCATGGTCGATTATACCGCGCAGCTGATCTCGCGGCTTTCGCGGCCGGGAATCTGA
- the rph gene encoding ribonuclease PH → MRPSGRKTDQMRKVSFERNFSKHAEGSCLVKFGDTHVLCTASLEDKTPPWLRNSGKGWVTAEYGMLPRATGERMKREAAAGKQGGRTQEIQRLIGRSLRAVVDLKELGERQITVDCDVIQADGGTRTASITGGWIALYDCLKWMESRNMVKVERVLKDHIAAISCGIFADQPVIDLDYLEDSSAETDANFVMTGKGGIVEIQGTAEGAPFSEEEFATLMHLAKNGIAELVELQKQAIA, encoded by the coding sequence ATGCGGCCTTCAGGCAGAAAAACCGACCAGATGCGCAAGGTATCGTTCGAGCGCAATTTTTCCAAGCATGCGGAAGGCTCCTGCCTGGTGAAATTCGGCGATACGCATGTGCTCTGCACGGCAAGCCTGGAAGACAAGACGCCGCCATGGCTGCGCAACAGCGGCAAGGGCTGGGTCACGGCCGAATACGGCATGCTGCCGCGCGCCACGGGCGAGCGCATGAAGCGCGAAGCTGCCGCCGGCAAGCAGGGCGGCCGTACGCAGGAAATCCAGCGCCTCATCGGCCGATCGCTGCGCGCCGTCGTCGATCTCAAAGAACTCGGCGAGCGCCAGATCACCGTCGATTGCGACGTCATCCAGGCCGATGGCGGTACGCGCACGGCCTCGATCACCGGTGGCTGGATCGCGCTTTACGATTGCCTGAAATGGATGGAAAGCCGCAACATGGTGAAGGTCGAGCGGGTGCTGAAGGATCACATCGCCGCCATCTCGTGCGGCATCTTTGCCGATCAGCCTGTCATCGATCTCGATTATCTCGAGGATTCCTCGGCCGAGACCGACGCCAATTTCGTCATGACGGGCAAGGGCGGCATCGTCGAGATCCAGGGAACGGCTGAGGGTGCCCCTTTCAGCGAAGAGGAATTCGCCACGCTGATGCATTTGGCCAAGAACGGCATTGCCGAACTGGTGGAGCTGCAGAAGCAGGCTATCGCCTGA
- a CDS encoding GFA family protein: MSNGKSLSGKCFCGAVEIAVDGEPMAMGYCHCDSCREWSAGPINAFSLWPPEAVRVTKGADKIGSYQKTEKSVRKWCTVCGGHLLTEHPPWGVTDVYAAVLPDLDFQPGLHVNYETTVLHLKDGLPKQKDLPAEMGGSGTLLPD, translated from the coding sequence ATGTCTAATGGCAAATCCCTTTCAGGCAAGTGTTTCTGTGGCGCGGTGGAAATCGCAGTCGATGGCGAGCCAATGGCGATGGGCTACTGCCATTGCGACTCCTGCCGGGAATGGTCGGCAGGGCCGATCAACGCCTTCTCGCTCTGGCCGCCGGAAGCCGTGCGCGTCACCAAAGGCGCGGACAAGATCGGCAGCTACCAGAAGACCGAGAAGAGCGTGCGCAAGTGGTGCACAGTCTGCGGCGGTCATCTTCTGACCGAGCATCCGCCGTGGGGCGTGACCGATGTCTACGCGGCCGTCCTGCCCGACCTCGATTTTCAGCCTGGCCTGCATGTCAACTACGAGACGACGGTGCTGCATCTGAAGGACGGGCTGCCGAAGCAGAAGGATTTACCAGCCGAGATGGGCGGGTCGGGAACCTTGCTTCCCGATTGA
- the hpf gene encoding ribosome hibernation-promoting factor, HPF/YfiA family, with protein sequence MSVRVSGKHMEIGDSFRQRIEDQIGMAVTKYFDGGYSGQVTVHKSSSRFAADCKLHLDSGVVLHAAGEAMDPQLAFDAASERIEKRLRRYKRKLKDHQAGNHVNGQAEVAYTVMDGIPDDDEEIPADFAPAIVAESTKQLKTMSVATAVMALDMTDEPLLLFRSPGNEHLNIVYRRQDGNIGWIDAANIKG encoded by the coding sequence ATGAGTGTGCGTGTCTCCGGTAAACATATGGAAATTGGTGACTCCTTCCGCCAGCGGATAGAAGACCAGATCGGTATGGCCGTGACCAAATACTTCGACGGGGGGTATTCAGGTCAGGTAACTGTACACAAGTCCAGTTCGCGCTTCGCGGCCGATTGCAAGCTTCATCTCGATAGCGGCGTGGTATTGCATGCTGCCGGCGAAGCCATGGACCCGCAGCTTGCTTTCGATGCAGCGTCCGAGCGCATCGAAAAGCGCCTGCGCCGTTACAAGCGCAAACTCAAGGACCATCAGGCCGGCAACCATGTGAACGGGCAGGCGGAAGTCGCCTATACGGTCATGGACGGCATTCCGGACGACGATGAGGAAATTCCTGCCGATTTCGCGCCAGCGATCGTCGCAGAAAGTACGAAGCAATTGAAGACCATGTCGGTGGCGACTGCCGTGATGGCACTCGACATGACCGACGAACCGCTGCTGCTCTTCCGCAGCCCCGGCAACGAGCACTTGAACATCGTCTACCGCCGTCAGGACGGCAACATTGGCTGGATCGACGCAGCCAATATCAAAGGCTGA
- the rdgB gene encoding RdgB/HAM1 family non-canonical purine NTP pyrophosphatase — protein MRKLETKTIVVASHNAGKIQEIRDLIGPLGFTAKSAADLNFIEPDETGTTFEQNATIKALASANASGLPALSDDSGLVIDALGGDPGVYTANWAETADGTRDFAMAMQKVETALEKAGANTPESRTARFVSVLCLAWPDGHTELFRGEVEGTVVWPPRGSQGFGYDPVFQPKGYETTFGEMSAEQKHGWKPGDEQALSHRARAFKIFVETCLEA, from the coding sequence ATGCGCAAGCTCGAGACCAAGACCATTGTCGTCGCCAGCCACAATGCCGGCAAGATCCAGGAAATCCGCGATCTGATCGGCCCGCTCGGCTTTACCGCCAAGTCTGCCGCCGATCTGAACTTCATCGAGCCGGACGAGACGGGCACGACCTTCGAGCAAAATGCGACGATCAAGGCGCTTGCTTCCGCCAATGCCTCCGGTCTGCCGGCACTCTCGGATGATTCCGGCCTGGTGATCGATGCGCTCGGCGGCGATCCCGGCGTCTATACCGCCAATTGGGCCGAAACGGCTGACGGCACGCGCGATTTCGCCATGGCAATGCAGAAGGTCGAAACCGCCCTGGAAAAGGCCGGCGCCAACACGCCGGAGAGCCGCACCGCTCGCTTCGTCAGCGTGCTTTGCCTTGCCTGGCCGGACGGGCATACCGAGCTTTTCCGCGGCGAAGTGGAGGGCACGGTCGTCTGGCCACCGCGCGGCAGCCAGGGCTTCGGCTACGATCCGGTCTTCCAGCCCAAGGGATACGAGACTACGTTTGGCGAAATGAGCGCCGAGCAGAAGCATGGCTGGAAGCCCGGCGACGAGCAGGCGCTCTCACATCGCGCCCGCGCCTTCAAGATCTTTGTCGAAACCTGCCTGGAGGCGTAA
- the ptsN gene encoding PTS IIA-like nitrogen regulatory protein PtsN, whose product MALADLLQQDAIIPALKANSKKQLLQELAAKASKLTGLPEREIFDVVLQRERLGSTGVGNGIAIPHGKLASIKSIAGIFARLEAPVDFEALDDQPVDLVFLLLAPEGAGADHLKALSRIARVLRDQDLVAKLRATDSASAIYAFLNEEQASNAA is encoded by the coding sequence ATGGCATTGGCAGATTTGCTACAGCAAGATGCGATCATCCCCGCCTTGAAGGCAAATTCCAAAAAACAACTGCTTCAGGAGTTGGCCGCCAAAGCTTCCAAGCTGACCGGATTGCCCGAGCGCGAAATCTTCGACGTCGTACTGCAGCGCGAGCGCCTCGGCTCCACCGGCGTCGGCAACGGTATCGCCATTCCTCACGGCAAGCTTGCCAGCATCAAGTCCATCGCCGGCATTTTCGCACGCCTTGAGGCGCCCGTCGATTTCGAGGCGCTGGACGACCAGCCCGTCGATCTCGTCTTCCTGCTGCTCGCACCCGAAGGCGCCGGCGCAGACCACCTGAAGGCGCTCTCCCGCATTGCCCGCGTTCTGCGGGACCAGGATCTTGTCGCCAAGCTCCGCGCCACCGATTCCGCCTCCGCCATTTACGCCTTCCTCAACGAGGAGCAGGCATCCAACGCTGCCTGA
- a CDS encoding VOC family protein — protein MADPALAGVLETALYADDLDAAEAFYGGILGLQKISRGGNRHVFYRCGPGVLLIFNSEETVKPHEPGALPVPPHGTEGQGHVCFRIDNDEIEAMAERLKAAGVDIEADFHWPNGGRSIYFRDPAGNSLECAEPRIWGL, from the coding sequence ATGGCTGACCCGGCCCTCGCAGGCGTCCTTGAAACCGCACTCTATGCGGACGATCTCGATGCAGCCGAGGCCTTTTATGGCGGCATACTCGGATTGCAGAAGATCTCGCGCGGCGGCAACCGCCATGTCTTCTATCGCTGCGGGCCAGGCGTGCTCCTGATCTTCAACAGCGAAGAGACGGTCAAGCCGCATGAGCCAGGTGCCCTGCCCGTGCCGCCGCACGGCACGGAGGGACAAGGTCACGTCTGCTTTCGCATCGACAACGACGAAATCGAAGCCATGGCCGAGAGGCTGAAGGCAGCGGGTGTCGATATCGAAGCCGATTTTCACTGGCCGAATGGCGGCCGTTCGATCTATTTCCGCGATCCGGCCGGCAACAGCCTGGAATGCGCCGAACCCCGCATCTGGGGCCTATGA
- the dnaA gene encoding chromosomal replication initiator protein DnaA produces the protein MQIHTRATGALENGDNAQAFGAVCLEAAGEKGDVARNNLFERVSARLKAQVGPDVYASWFARLKLHSVSKSVVRLTVPTTFLKSWINNRYLDLITSLFQAEDAEILKVEILVRTATRQGAKPSVDEQPAVPDQAAVAPIRRAVAQPAGQVVAQAVSAAAAARPATAGAPLFGSPLDSRFTFDTFVEGSSNRVSLAAAKTIAEAGSGAVRFNPLFVHATVGLGKTHLLQAIANAAVQNPRGLRVVYLTAEYFMWRFATAIRDNDALTLKDSLRNIDLLIIDDMQFLQGKMIQHEFCHLLNMLLDSAKQVVVAADRAPWELESLDPRVRSRLQGGVAIEVEAPDYEMRLEILKRRLDAARQDDPSLEIPAELLSHVARNVTASGRELEGAFNQLIFRRSFEPNLTVERVDELLAHLVGSGEPRRVRIEDIQRIVARHYNVSRQELVSNRRTRVIVKPRQIAMYLSKTLTPRSFPEIGRRFGGRDHTTVLHAVRKIEELISGDSKLSHEIELLKRLINE, from the coding sequence ATGCAGATACATACGAGGGCGACGGGTGCGTTGGAAAATGGGGACAATGCGCAGGCGTTCGGTGCGGTTTGCTTAGAAGCGGCGGGGGAAAAGGGCGACGTGGCGCGAAATAATTTGTTCGAGCGCGTCAGCGCGCGCTTGAAGGCTCAGGTCGGACCCGATGTCTATGCCAGCTGGTTTGCGCGGCTCAAGCTTCATTCGGTATCGAAGAGCGTCGTTCGCCTCACGGTCCCGACGACATTTCTGAAGTCCTGGATCAACAATCGCTATCTCGATCTCATCACCAGCCTGTTCCAGGCTGAGGATGCCGAGATCCTCAAAGTCGAAATTCTGGTGCGCACCGCAACCCGGCAGGGCGCGAAGCCATCTGTCGATGAGCAGCCGGCGGTGCCGGACCAGGCGGCTGTCGCGCCGATCCGTCGCGCCGTCGCCCAGCCGGCCGGCCAGGTGGTTGCCCAGGCCGTGAGTGCGGCTGCGGCTGCGCGGCCCGCAACGGCGGGCGCGCCGCTGTTCGGCTCTCCGCTCGATTCCCGCTTCACCTTCGATACGTTCGTTGAAGGCAGCTCGAACCGTGTCAGCCTTGCTGCGGCAAAGACCATCGCCGAAGCTGGCTCCGGCGCCGTGCGTTTCAATCCGCTCTTCGTCCATGCAACGGTTGGCCTTGGCAAGACCCACCTTCTGCAGGCGATCGCGAATGCGGCAGTACAGAACCCGCGCGGCCTGCGGGTCGTCTACCTGACGGCGGAATATTTCATGTGGCGCTTCGCAACCGCGATCCGCGACAATGACGCACTGACGCTGAAGGACTCGCTGCGCAATATCGATCTGCTCATCATCGACGACATGCAGTTCCTGCAGGGCAAGATGATCCAGCATGAGTTCTGCCATCTGTTGAACATGCTGCTCGACAGCGCCAAGCAGGTCGTCGTTGCCGCCGATCGCGCTCCCTGGGAGCTGGAATCGCTCGACCCGCGCGTGCGTTCGCGCCTGCAGGGCGGTGTGGCGATCGAAGTCGAGGCGCCGGACTATGAAATGCGCCTTGAGATCCTCAAGCGCCGTCTCGATGCTGCCCGCCAGGACGATCCGTCGCTGGAAATCCCGGCCGAGCTTCTCTCGCATGTCGCCCGCAACGTGACCGCCAGCGGCCGCGAACTGGAAGGAGCCTTCAACCAGCTTATCTTCCGCCGTTCCTTCGAGCCGAACCTGACGGTCGAGCGCGTCGATGAACTGCTGGCGCATCTGGTCGGCTCCGGCGAGCCGCGCCGTGTCCGCATCGAGGACATTCAGCGCATCGTCGCACGTCACTACAACGTGTCGCGCCAGGAGCTGGTTTCGAACCGCCGCACGCGCGTCATCGTCAAGCCGCGCCAGATCGCCATGTATCTGTCGAAGACGCTGACGCCGCGTTCCTTCCCGGAAATCGGCCGCCGTTTCGGTGGTCGCGATCATACGACTGTGCTGCATGCGGTGCGCAAGATCGAGGAGCTGATTTCCGGCGACAGCAAGCTGTCGCACGAGATCGAGCTGCTGAAGCGCCTCATCAACGAATAG